The Haloferax volcanii DS2 DNA segment CGACCGGGTTCTAACGCCGTGCGATGGCAGACGAGACGACGCTCGCCACGCTCGCCGCGATTACCGTCACGGCCAGCTTCCCGTTTTACCTCTACGGCGCGTGGATAATGATCGACGCCGAGACGGTGTCGTGGGACGTGCTCGTCTACCACCTCAAAATCATCTTCCCCGGGCTCGTGTTGAACACGGTCCCGGTCGTCACGTGGATGCTCCCCCGGCTCTTTCAGCAGCTCAACGGGCTCAGCGCCCTCCACGCGATTCTCGGCCTGCAGGCGTACGCGATGCTCATCTTCGCGCTCACGGGAATCGTCCGCATCTTCCAGGCCAAGTGGGAGGCCGACCTCTACCGCGACCCGGACCAGGACGTGTCGCTCGACGACCTCCACGAGAACATGGGCGCGTGGCGCGGCCGCCTCCGCGTCGGCGTCTTCGGCTACGTCATCTTCTGGGTGTTCGCGTGGCTGCTCGGCATCTACCGCTACCTGAGCGGCTACGTGTTCGGCTGATTACCACGCCTCGCCGCTGGCGAGGTCGACGTCGTGGTCGCGCTTCGACGAGGGACAGAGGTCTTCGAGCACGCACGCGTCGCAGTCCGGGTTGCGCGCGTCGCAGACGGCCCTCCCGTGGCTGATGAACAGGTGCGTGAACTGCTGCCAGTCTCGCTCAGGGACGACCGGCATCAGGTCCTCCTCGATTCGCTCGGGGTACTCCTCCTCTGTCAGGCCGAGGCGGCGCGAGAGCCGCTGGACGTGGGTGTCGACGACGATGCCCTCGACGATGTCGTGGCCGTGCTGGAGGACGACGTTCGCGGTCTTCCGGCCGACGCCGGCGAGGTCGGTCAGCGCGGACATGGTGTCCGGAACCTCGCCGTCGTGTTTCTCGATGATGTCCGCGCAGGCGGAGCGGATGTACTTCGCCTTGTTGTTGTAGTAGGTGATGGAGCTGATGTCGTCGGCCAGCTCCTCTTGGTCGGCGGCGGCGTAGTCCGCGGCGTCGTCGTACTTCTCGAACAGCTCCGCGGTGACCTTGTTGACGCGCTCGTCGGTACACTGCGCCGAGAGCATGACGGCGATGAGCAGCTCGAGGCGGTTCGAGTAGGAAAGCGAGATGGTGGTGTCGGGGTACTCCTCGTACAGTCGGTCGAGGACCTCCTCGGCCTGCGCCTCGCGGCTTTCGAGTGGCGTGCCCATACCTGTGGGTGCGACCCGGTCGGTTTCAGTCGTTCGGGTTCCGGTGGTCGCCGCGGCGGTCGTCGGAGCCGAACCCAGACGATTTATGATTCACGACCGCGACCGACCGAGTATGTCCGCGCTCGAACTCCCCGGCCGACGCGAATCGTGGCTGACCGCGGCCGCGACGCTCGGCGGCTACGGGCTCATCCTCACGGCGATGTTCCTCGCGCTGTTCGTCCTGCCGTACGTCGCGTTCGCGGCGTAGTCACTCGGCGGTCGGCGTCGCGCGAAAAACGAAATCGAAGGACACGGTCCGAAACGGAGCGAACCGCGGCTCGCGTCGGTTACGCGAACGCGCGGGAGACTTCGGTCTCGTCCGAGGCTTCCTGCTGAATCTTCTCCCAGGCGTCGACGAAGTCCTGCATGAATATCTCCGTGCGGTCGTCACGGATGGCGAACATCCCGGCTTCCGTACAGACGGCCTTGATGTCGGCACCGGAGGCGTTGTCGGCCATCTCGGCGAGTTCGACGAAGTCCACGTCGTCGGAGACGTTCATCTTCCGGGTGTGAATCTGGAAGATTATCTCGCGGCCGTCCTCGTTCGGCTTGGGCACCTCGATGAGGCGGTCGAACCGACCGGGGCGGAGAATCGCGGGGTCGAGCATGTCGAAGCGGTTGGTCGCCGCGATGATGCGGATGTTGCCGCGCTCGTCGAAGCCGTCCATCTCGGCGAGTAACTGCATCATCGTGCGCTGGACCTCGGCGTCGCCGGAGGTCTTCGAGTCCGTCCGCTTCGAGGCGATGGCGTCTATCTCGTCGATGAAGATGACGGCGGGTTCGTTCTCGCGAGCGACTTCGAACAGGTCGCGGACGAGCTTCGCGCCCTCACCGATGAACTTGTGCACCAGCTCGGAGCCGGCCATCTTGATGAACGAGGCGTTCGTCTGGTTGGCGACGGCCTTGGCGAGCATCGTCTTCCCGGTGCCCGGCGGGCCGTAGAGGAGCACGCCCGACGGGGGGTCGATGCCGACCTCAGCGAACATCTCGGGGCGGTCGAGCGGCATCTCGACCGTCTCGCGGACCTCCTGCATCTGCTCTTCGAGGCCGCCAATGTCCTCGTAGGTCACGTCGGGGCTGTGTTCGACCTGCATCACGCGCGCCCGGACGTCCGTCTCCTTGTCGAGTCGCTTGACGATGGAGAGAGAGTTGTTCACGGCGACGCGCGCGTCGGGTTCGAGCTCTTCGCGCATCTCGTCGGTCACTTCGGTGAGGGCCTCTTGGTTGTTACCGTGCTGCTTGATGATGACCCCCTCGTCGGTGATTTCCTGAACCGTCGCAACGAAGAGCGGCGACTGCTTGAGCTTCTTGTTCTCGTGGGTAAGGCGCTCGAGCTTCTGTTGATACTTGTTGTTCTCGGCGTTCGTGTCGAGGAGCTTGTCGCGCATCTCCTCGTTCTGCGTTTCGAGAACTTCGAGCCGCTCTTGAAGGGCGGTGATCTTCTCCTGCTGCGACGCCGAGTCCTTATCGTAGGGGAGATCGACGTCGTCCACAGTATCGGTCATCATCCGGCATAGGGTGCAGGTTCATAAGAGGCTTCGGGTGTGTGAGGGATTCGCCGCCTAGGGGGCGTCTGCCGCCCGGATGACGAGTCTGACGCGTGTCACACAAATTCCCATCAGTAATAAATCTGGATAGCAAATATTATCTAATAGCATTGCTTGGTGTATCGTACGATGAGCACTACGGAAGCAGTCGAACGCGAGTCCGAACCCGACGCAGACGACCGCTGGGCGTCGGTTCGGGACATGCCCCCGAGCGCCAAGTTGGTCGCGAAGATTCTCGACTACGAGGACACGCTCACCCAGAGCCAAATCGCCGAGGAGTCGCTTCTGCCCCCGCGAACCGTCCGCTACGCGCTCTCCCGACTGGAAGACGAGGGCGCGGTCGACTCCCGGTTTTCGTTCTCCGACGCGCGCAAGCGCCTCTACACGCTCAACATTTAAATCCGAACGCGCGGCCACGTCGCCGTATGTCTTCGCCCGCTCCCGACGATGTCGGTCGCGCTCTCTCCGCGCTCGCCGACGCTGACGCCGATACCGGCGACCGACCCGAGTCGCGCCCGCCCGCCGCAGTCGTCGCCGAGGCGCGTGACGCCTTCCAATCGCTTTCCGCTGCCGCCCGCTTTCTCTCCGACGGCGGTGAACTGACGCTCCGCCGAGCGGTCGGTGAGGCCGCCCGACGCGGACACCACGACTGCGCGCGTCGCGGGCGGTCGCTCCTCGCGGACCTCGACCGACTCCACGTCGCGCTCGCGGACGCCGGCGCAGCCGAGGCTCCGAACCGGAGTTCTCGCGCCGCCGAGGGGCGACCGCGGGACGCCGACCACTTCCGCTCCGGTCGCACAACCGTTTTCAGCGGCGGTGGCGAACCGAGTGATAGATGACACGGGTGATACACACCGGCGACACCCACCTCGGGTATCAGCAGTACCACTCGCCGGAGCGCCGACAGGACTTCCTCGACGCCTTCGAGCGGGTCGTCGCGGACGCGCTCGACGGAGACGTGGACGCCGTCGTCCACGCGGGCGACCTCTACCACGACCGCCGTCCCGAACTCCCCGACCTTCTCGGGACGCTCGCCGCGCTCCGCCGCCTCGACGACGCCGGGATTCCCTTCCTCGCCATCGTCGGCAACCACGAGTCGACCCGCGGCGGGCAGTGGCTCGACCTCTTCGAGCGCCTCGGACTGGCGACGAGGCTCGGGCGCGACCCGCACGTCGTCGGCGGCGTGGCGTTCTACGGCCTCGACCACGTGCCGCGCTCCCGCCGCGACGAACTCGACTACCAGTTCGACCCCGTCGACGCCGACCGCGCGGTGCTCGTCGCCCACGGGCTGTTCACACCCTTTGCGCACGCCGACTGGGAGACCGAAACCGTCCTCGCCGAGTCGAACGTCGACTTCGACGCGGTCCTCCTCGGCGATAACCACGTCCCCGACACCGCCGAGCTCGACGGGACGTGGGTGACCTACTGCGGCTCGACCGAGCGCGCGAGCGCGAGCGAGCGCGACCCCCGAGGGTACAACCTCGTCGAGTTCACGCCCGACGCGGTCGACATCCGCCGGCGAACCCTCGAAACGCGCCCGTTCGCGTTCGTCGAGGTCGACCTCGCCGGCGACGAGGGTATCGAGCGCGTCCGCCAGCGCGTCCGCGAGTTCGACCTCGAAGACGCGGTCGTCATCGTCGAACTGCGGGGCGAGGGCGAAACCGTCACGCCCGCGGCGGTCGAGTCGTTCGCCGTCGAGGAGGGCGCGCTCGTCGCCCGCGTCAACGACAAGCGCGACATCGACGACGACGGCGACTTGGCGACCGACGTGACCTTCGCCGACCCCGACGACGCGGTGCGCGAGCGGGTCCGCGAGATGGGCCTGTCGAGCGCCGCCCTCGACGTGGACGAGACGGTCCGCGCGAGCAAGGTCGCCGACTCGAACGTCCGCGACGAGGTGCGCGAGCGCGTCGAATCGCTCCTCTCGGACGACCCGGACGCCTTCGTCGCCGCCGAGCGCGAGAGCGACGCCGAAGCCGAGGAGTCGGAGAGCGTCGAGGACGCGGCGGACGGCGAAGACGCGGCGGCCGTCGAAGACACAGCCGAGACGGCCGCTGAAGCGGCGACCGACACCGACACCGAGACGACGGCCGACACCGACTCGGAGACCGCCGCGGACCCCGCGGCGAGCCGCGACAGTTCGCTGGGTGATTTCGCGTGAGATTCACCCGAATCGCCATCCGGAACTTCAAACCCTACGAGGACGCCGAACTCGACCTTCGAGACGGCGTCACGGTCATCCACGGCGTCAACGGCAGCGGCAAGTCGTCGCTCCTCGAAGCGTGTTTCTTCGCGCTCTACGGCTCGAAGGCGCTCGCGGGGACGCTCGAAGACGTGGTGACGACGGGCGCGGACGACGCCGAAATCACGCTCGAATTCGTCCACGACGGCGGCGAGTACCGCATCGACCGCCGGGTTCGCGTCTCCGGCGACCGCGCGACCACCGCCAAGTGCGTCCTCGACGGCCCCGAGGGAACCGTCGAAGGCGCGCGCGACGTTCGCCGGCACGTCGCGTCGCTCCTGCGGATGGACGCCGAGGCGTTCGTGAACTGCGCGTACGTCCAGCAGGGCGAGGTCAACAAGCTCATCAACGCGACGCCGAGCCAGCGCCAGGACATGATTGACGACCTCCTGCAACTCGGAAAGCTCGAAACGTACCGCGAGCGCGCCGGCAACGCCCGGCTCGGGGTCGAAGACGTGCTGACGAAAAAGCGGAGCGTCCTCGAAGACGTCGAGTCGCAAATCGAGGCCAAGGAGGACGCGGACCTCCACGCGACGCTCAACGCGCTCGAATCCGAACTCGACTCCCTCGACGAGGAGATTTCGAACTACGAGAGCCAGCGCGACAAGGCGAAGTCGGCGCTCGACGCCGCCGAGGCGACGCTCGACGAACACGCCGAAAAGCGGGAGCGACTCGACGAAATCGAGTCGGCCATCGAGGACCTGACCGCGAAAATCTCCGCCGACGAGACGAAGCGCGACGACCTCTCGGAGCGCGTCCGGGAACTCGACGCCGCCGCCGACGAACTCGAATCCGACATCGACGACGCCCTCGCCCGGGCGGACCTCGACGACGCGAGCGACGAGGCGATAGCCGACGCGCGAGAGGCGCTGTCGGCGCGCGAATCCGAACTGCGCGACGACCTCTCCGAGGCGCGGACGCGGGCGCAGGCCTTCGAGACGCAGGCCGAGCGCCTCCGCGAGCGCGCCGACGACCTCGAATCGCGCGCCGAGGAGAAACGCGAGGCCGCCGAGGTCGACGCGGAGACCGCCGCCGAGGCCGAACGAGAACTCGAATCGTTCCGCGAGACGCGCGCGGAGCTTCGGTCGGCGCTCGACGACGCCGAAGCGCGGTTCGAGGACGCCCCCGTCGAACTCGGCGAGGCCGCCGACCTGCTCGAAGAACGACGCGAGGCGCGCTCCGAGGCCCGCGAGTCGCTCGCGGAGACGGAGACCGAACTGAAGAACGCGCGCGAGCGCCTCGCCGAGGCCGAGCGCCTCCGCGACGCGGGAAAGTGCCCCGAGTGCGGACAGCCGGTCGAGGGGTCGCCCCACGTCGACGCCATCAGTGAGCGCGAGGCCGCGGTCGAGTCGCTGGAGGCCGACCGCGAATCGCTCGAATCGGCAGTCGAGTCGCGCTCGGCGGCCGTCGAGGCGGCCGAGGCGCTCGTCGAGGTCGAGACCCGCGCGAGTTCCCGGCGCGACAGACTCGACCTCGTGGACGAACGCATCGCCGACCGCGAGGAGACGGTCGAGAGTCGCCGCGAGGCCGCCGAAGAAAAGCGCGAGGCCGCCGCGGAACTCGACTCGGAGGCCGAGGAGAAACGCGAGGCCGCGACGACGCAGGCCGAGCGGGCCGAGGAGGTCGCGGAGACGGTTGATTCGCTCGAATCGGACCTCGACACCCTCGACGACCGGCGCGACCGGCTCGACCGCGTCGAATCGCTGGTCGATACGCGGGCCGAGAAAATCGACGCGCGGGACCGGCTCCGCGAGAAGCGCGAGACGCTCGCAGAGGTGAAC contains these protein-coding regions:
- a CDS encoding DUF7321 family protein; amino-acid sequence: MADETTLATLAAITVTASFPFYLYGAWIMIDAETVSWDVLVYHLKIIFPGLVLNTVPVVTWMLPRLFQQLNGLSALHAILGLQAYAMLIFALTGIVRIFQAKWEADLYRDPDQDVSLDDLHENMGAWRGRLRVGVFGYVIFWVFAWLLGIYRYLSGYVFG
- the nth gene encoding endonuclease III; the encoded protein is MGTPLESREAQAEEVLDRLYEEYPDTTISLSYSNRLELLIAVMLSAQCTDERVNKVTAELFEKYDDAADYAAADQEELADDISSITYYNNKAKYIRSACADIIEKHDGEVPDTMSALTDLAGVGRKTANVVLQHGHDIVEGIVVDTHVQRLSRRLGLTEEEYPERIEEDLMPVVPERDWQQFTHLFISHGRAVCDARNPDCDACVLEDLCPSSKRDHDVDLASGEAW
- the pan1 gene encoding proteasome-activating nucleotidase Pan1, with translation MTDTVDDVDLPYDKDSASQQEKITALQERLEVLETQNEEMRDKLLDTNAENNKYQQKLERLTHENKKLKQSPLFVATVQEITDEGVIIKQHGNNQEALTEVTDEMREELEPDARVAVNNSLSIVKRLDKETDVRARVMQVEHSPDVTYEDIGGLEEQMQEVRETVEMPLDRPEMFAEVGIDPPSGVLLYGPPGTGKTMLAKAVANQTNASFIKMAGSELVHKFIGEGAKLVRDLFEVARENEPAVIFIDEIDAIASKRTDSKTSGDAEVQRTMMQLLAEMDGFDERGNIRIIAATNRFDMLDPAILRPGRFDRLIEVPKPNEDGREIIFQIHTRKMNVSDDVDFVELAEMADNASGADIKAVCTEAGMFAIRDDRTEIFMQDFVDAWEKIQQEASDETEVSRAFA
- a CDS encoding helix-turn-helix domain-containing protein, whose amino-acid sequence is MSTTEAVERESEPDADDRWASVRDMPPSAKLVAKILDYEDTLTQSQIAEESLLPPRTVRYALSRLEDEGAVDSRFSFSDARKRLYTLNI
- the mre11 gene encoding DNA double-strand break repair protein Mre11; the protein is MTRVIHTGDTHLGYQQYHSPERRQDFLDAFERVVADALDGDVDAVVHAGDLYHDRRPELPDLLGTLAALRRLDDAGIPFLAIVGNHESTRGGQWLDLFERLGLATRLGRDPHVVGGVAFYGLDHVPRSRRDELDYQFDPVDADRAVLVAHGLFTPFAHADWETETVLAESNVDFDAVLLGDNHVPDTAELDGTWVTYCGSTERASASERDPRGYNLVEFTPDAVDIRRRTLETRPFAFVEVDLAGDEGIERVRQRVREFDLEDAVVIVELRGEGETVTPAAVESFAVEEGALVARVNDKRDIDDDGDLATDVTFADPDDAVRERVREMGLSSAALDVDETVRASKVADSNVRDEVRERVESLLSDDPDAFVAAERESDAEAEESESVEDAADGEDAAAVEDTAETAAEAATDTDTETTADTDSETAADPAASRDSSLGDFA
- the rad50 gene encoding DNA double-strand break repair ATPase Rad50, with product MRFTRIAIRNFKPYEDAELDLRDGVTVIHGVNGSGKSSLLEACFFALYGSKALAGTLEDVVTTGADDAEITLEFVHDGGEYRIDRRVRVSGDRATTAKCVLDGPEGTVEGARDVRRHVASLLRMDAEAFVNCAYVQQGEVNKLINATPSQRQDMIDDLLQLGKLETYRERAGNARLGVEDVLTKKRSVLEDVESQIEAKEDADLHATLNALESELDSLDEEISNYESQRDKAKSALDAAEATLDEHAEKRERLDEIESAIEDLTAKISADETKRDDLSERVRELDAAADELESDIDDALARADLDDASDEAIADAREALSARESELRDDLSEARTRAQAFETQAERLRERADDLESRAEEKREAAEVDAETAAEAERELESFRETRAELRSALDDAEARFEDAPVELGEAADLLEERREARSEARESLAETETELKNARERLAEAERLRDAGKCPECGQPVEGSPHVDAISEREAAVESLEADRESLESAVESRSAAVEAAEALVEVETRASSRRDRLDLVDERIADREETVESRREAAEEKREAAAELDSEAEEKREAATTQAERAEEVAETVDSLESDLDTLDDRRDRLDRVESLVDTRAEKIDARDRLREKRETLAEVNRERREHLRERRERRDELRETVDEEAVEGAKQRKKNAAAYLERVEDEVLPELREKRDDLQSRVGGVEAELEQLDDLRERRDHLAERVDALESVHDEVSTLESTYGDLRAELRQRNVEVLERMLNETFDLVYANDAYSRIRLDGEYGLTVFQKDGTALEPEQLSGGERALFNLSLRCAIYRLLAEGIDGAAPLPPLILDEPTVFLDGGHVSRLVDLVEDMQSRGVKQILIVSHDEDLVGAADDLVRVEKNPTTNRSTVERTDAPIVEGALADD